One window from the genome of Bubalus kerabau isolate K-KA32 ecotype Philippines breed swamp buffalo chromosome 17, PCC_UOA_SB_1v2, whole genome shotgun sequence encodes:
- the LEUTX gene encoding paired-like homeodomain transcription factor LEUTX isoform X2 gives MTFPQSSSEKRNSTQRFRTRFNGEQLGALRDVFERTRYPHWFLIRTLASTIHLDASVIKTWFKNQRVKRRREENQTRQNLSPGDPRQVVSVKEEEMPLPGTSGSIHPTSLSLADSEFPKASVFFKVEPRGQATIQGIGASGLDFVTSF, from the exons ATGACTTTCCCGCAGTCATCCTCAG AAAAACGAAATTCAACTCAGCGATTCCGCACACGCTTTAATGGAGAACAGCTAGGAGCACTAAGAGATGTATTTGAAAGGACCAGGTACCCACATTGGTTCCTCATAAGAACACTTGCTTCAACTATTCATCTTGATGCGTCAGTTATAAAG ACTTGGTTTAAAAACCAACGTGtcaaaaggaggagggaggagaatcAGACTCGGCAAAATCTGTCACCAGGAGACCCACGCCAGGTTGTCTCAGTGAAGGAGGAAGAGATGCCCTTACCGGGCACTTCCGGAAGCATTCATCCCACGAGTCTCAGCCTTGCAG ACTCTGAGTTTCCTAAGGCCAGTGTTTTCTTTAAAGTTGAACCCAGAGGCCAAGCCACAATACAAG
- the LEUTX gene encoding paired-like homeodomain transcription factor LEUTX isoform X4 produces MVDLSPKEPLCLSYNSGFFYSKRGGSNTSGGNVLMTFPQSSSEKRNSTQRFRTRFNGEQLGALRDVFERTRYPHWFLIRTLASTIHLDASVIKTWFKNQRVKRRREENQTRQNLSPGDPRQVVSVKEEEMPLPGTSGSIHPTSLSLADSEFPKASVFFKVEPRGQATIQESFCWSCEGLC; encoded by the exons ATGGTGGACTTGAGTCCCAAAGAACCTCTGTGTCTGAGTTacaattcaggcttcttttattcTAAAAGGGGAGGAAGTAATACCTCCGGAGGGAATGTGTTAATGACTTTCCCGCAGTCATCCTCAG AAAAACGAAATTCAACTCAGCGATTCCGCACACGCTTTAATGGAGAACAGCTAGGAGCACTAAGAGATGTATTTGAAAGGACCAGGTACCCACATTGGTTCCTCATAAGAACACTTGCTTCAACTATTCATCTTGATGCGTCAGTTATAAAG ACTTGGTTTAAAAACCAACGTGtcaaaaggaggagggaggagaatcAGACTCGGCAAAATCTGTCACCAGGAGACCCACGCCAGGTTGTCTCAGTGAAGGAGGAAGAGATGCCCTTACCGGGCACTTCCGGAAGCATTCATCCCACGAGTCTCAGCCTTGCAG ACTCTGAGTTTCCTAAGGCCAGTGTTTTCTTTAAAGTTGAACCCAGAGGCCAAGCCACAATACAAG
- the LEUTX gene encoding paired-like homeodomain transcription factor LEUTX isoform X1 has protein sequence MVDLSPKEPLCLSYNSGFFYSKRGGSNTSGGNVLMTFPQSSSEKRNSTQRFRTRFNGEQLGALRDVFERTRYPHWFLIRTLASTIHLDASVIKTWFKNQRVKRRREENQTRQNLSPGDPRQVVSVKEEEMPLPGTSGSIHPTSLSLADSEFPKASVFFKVEPRGQATIQGRVLGDPGTQQEHRQT, from the exons ATGGTGGACTTGAGTCCCAAAGAACCTCTGTGTCTGAGTTacaattcaggcttcttttattcTAAAAGGGGAGGAAGTAATACCTCCGGAGGGAATGTGTTAATGACTTTCCCGCAGTCATCCTCAG AAAAACGAAATTCAACTCAGCGATTCCGCACACGCTTTAATGGAGAACAGCTAGGAGCACTAAGAGATGTATTTGAAAGGACCAGGTACCCACATTGGTTCCTCATAAGAACACTTGCTTCAACTATTCATCTTGATGCGTCAGTTATAAAG ACTTGGTTTAAAAACCAACGTGtcaaaaggaggagggaggagaatcAGACTCGGCAAAATCTGTCACCAGGAGACCCACGCCAGGTTGTCTCAGTGAAGGAGGAAGAGATGCCCTTACCGGGCACTTCCGGAAGCATTCATCCCACGAGTCTCAGCCTTGCAG ACTCTGAGTTTCCTAAGGCCAGTGTTTTCTTTAAAGTTGAACCCAGAGGCCAAGCCACAATACAAG
- the LEUTX gene encoding paired-like homeodomain transcription factor LEUTX isoform X6 — protein sequence MVDLSPKEPLCLSYNSGFFYSKRGGSNTSGGNVLMTFPQSSSEKRNSTQRFRTRFNGEQLGALRDVFERTRYPHWFLIRTLASTIHLDASVIKTWFKNQRVKRRREENQTRQNLSPGDPRQVVSVKEEEMPLPGTSGSIHPTSLSLADSEFPKASVFFKVEPRGQATIQGLPVPC from the exons ATGGTGGACTTGAGTCCCAAAGAACCTCTGTGTCTGAGTTacaattcaggcttcttttattcTAAAAGGGGAGGAAGTAATACCTCCGGAGGGAATGTGTTAATGACTTTCCCGCAGTCATCCTCAG AAAAACGAAATTCAACTCAGCGATTCCGCACACGCTTTAATGGAGAACAGCTAGGAGCACTAAGAGATGTATTTGAAAGGACCAGGTACCCACATTGGTTCCTCATAAGAACACTTGCTTCAACTATTCATCTTGATGCGTCAGTTATAAAG ACTTGGTTTAAAAACCAACGTGtcaaaaggaggagggaggagaatcAGACTCGGCAAAATCTGTCACCAGGAGACCCACGCCAGGTTGTCTCAGTGAAGGAGGAAGAGATGCCCTTACCGGGCACTTCCGGAAGCATTCATCCCACGAGTCTCAGCCTTGCAG ACTCTGAGTTTCCTAAGGCCAGTGTTTTCTTTAAAGTTGAACCCAGAGGCCAAGCCACAATACAAG gacttccagtaccatgctaa
- the LEUTX gene encoding paired-like homeodomain transcription factor LEUTX isoform X5: MVDLSPKEPLCLSYNSGFFYSKRGGSNTSGGNVLMTFPQSSSEKRNSTQRFRTRFNGEQLGALRDVFERTRYPHWFLIRTLASTIHLDASVIKTWFKNQRVKRRREENQTRQNLSPGDPRQVVSVKEEEMPLPGTSGSIHPTSLSLADSEFPKASVFFKVEPRGQATIQGWYFRS, encoded by the exons ATGGTGGACTTGAGTCCCAAAGAACCTCTGTGTCTGAGTTacaattcaggcttcttttattcTAAAAGGGGAGGAAGTAATACCTCCGGAGGGAATGTGTTAATGACTTTCCCGCAGTCATCCTCAG AAAAACGAAATTCAACTCAGCGATTCCGCACACGCTTTAATGGAGAACAGCTAGGAGCACTAAGAGATGTATTTGAAAGGACCAGGTACCCACATTGGTTCCTCATAAGAACACTTGCTTCAACTATTCATCTTGATGCGTCAGTTATAAAG ACTTGGTTTAAAAACCAACGTGtcaaaaggaggagggaggagaatcAGACTCGGCAAAATCTGTCACCAGGAGACCCACGCCAGGTTGTCTCAGTGAAGGAGGAAGAGATGCCCTTACCGGGCACTTCCGGAAGCATTCATCCCACGAGTCTCAGCCTTGCAG ACTCTGAGTTTCCTAAGGCCAGTGTTTTCTTTAAAGTTGAACCCAGAGGCCAAGCCACAATACAAG GGTGGTATTTCAGGAGTTAA
- the LEUTX gene encoding paired-like homeodomain transcription factor LEUTX isoform X3 yields MVDLSPKEPLCLSYNSGFFYSKRGGSNTSGGNVLMTFPQSSSEKRNSTQRFRTRFNGEQLGALRDVFERTRYPHWFLIRTLASTIHLDASVIKTWFKNQRVKRRREENQTRQNLSPGDPRQVVSVKEEEMPLPGTSGSIHPTSLSLADSEFPKASVFFKVEPRGQATIQEMETNKNKQMGPN; encoded by the exons ATGGTGGACTTGAGTCCCAAAGAACCTCTGTGTCTGAGTTacaattcaggcttcttttattcTAAAAGGGGAGGAAGTAATACCTCCGGAGGGAATGTGTTAATGACTTTCCCGCAGTCATCCTCAG AAAAACGAAATTCAACTCAGCGATTCCGCACACGCTTTAATGGAGAACAGCTAGGAGCACTAAGAGATGTATTTGAAAGGACCAGGTACCCACATTGGTTCCTCATAAGAACACTTGCTTCAACTATTCATCTTGATGCGTCAGTTATAAAG ACTTGGTTTAAAAACCAACGTGtcaaaaggaggagggaggagaatcAGACTCGGCAAAATCTGTCACCAGGAGACCCACGCCAGGTTGTCTCAGTGAAGGAGGAAGAGATGCCCTTACCGGGCACTTCCGGAAGCATTCATCCCACGAGTCTCAGCCTTGCAG ACTCTGAGTTTCCTAAGGCCAGTGTTTTCTTTAAAGTTGAACCCAGAGGCCAAGCCACAATACAAG aaatggaaacaaacaaaaataaacaaatgggacctaattaa